A single window of Channa argus isolate prfri chromosome 10, Channa argus male v1.0, whole genome shotgun sequence DNA harbors:
- the elp1 gene encoding elongator complex protein 1 isoform X2 produces MRNLKLLKSLRSSELQGPGSPQYLSVRADTGTLLVLSQYCITEFDPRTGQVVSEASLTADGVLPEDGSGLVVGLQDLAELESACLATANGDVVLFNFHTCQLESVGSVDSGLTSMSWSPDEELVILTTGQESIIMMTKDFEPITEVGIHQDDFGEGKFITVGWGKKETQFHGSEGKQAAQKKIQGVQPAADWDDHRPRVTWRGDGQLFAVSAVCPQTGARKVRVWNREGVLQATSEPINGLEQALCWKPSGSLIASTQRHPNKHSVVFMEKNGLLHGDFTLPFSKDQTNVKDLLWNSDSTVLAVWLEDITPGEDGQVNTYFQLWTVGNYHWYLKQSLDFGRDRQKAPVCVCWDSEHPLRLHMMTRSWTSITYDWGWSTERSAGVDETDNANVAVIDGDKVLMTTFRQCVVPPPMCSFELQQKSPVNQVTFLCRPQRTNHLAAFTANGQISVYRQDSKEEADKTADGFRISSHPLSLQKTFRVSILQDHPLSLRQLLWLDDELFAGVTSGLLPTSSTLVILAPAQNQSDTLAVRSEIEVDGVVVSVVHCSQTGTVALQLEDGQIRKLLWDCPEPSVEDWCNSSRCSINFPVPCVQTALCSISAEEYLLGLTDRSHLYAGDTELASNVSSFAVCNDFLLVTTHSHTCRCLHLSSLTVKGLQVALASDAGQKDETLRRVERGSKIVTVVPQDTRVILQMPRGNLETVHHRALVLAQIRRWLDSLKFREAFECMRKLRINLNLMYDHSPKVFLENIETFISQLKSINYINLFLTELKEEDTVSTMYPHPVSSPVQPQSSSGQKKVDLVCDALRSAMESMDPSKFCLSILTTHVKKTVPELEIALQKVHDLRENPPEAPGAVTAEEALKYLLFLVNVNDLYEHSLGTYDFDLVLMVAEKSQKDPKEYLPFLNMLKSLEPNYQRYTIDKHLRRYKKALHHLSKCGEEHFSEALQLVKEQKLYSEALRMYAANSAQYKALSCAYAEHLLEQQQAEQAGLLLWRCGEPVTALQAFASSSSWRNAICVAQQIPLPPDQLALLARDLAEKLIEQRRHSEAALLLDQYAKDCEEAILALITGAVWEEALRLIYMHNRQDITETNLKPALLEAVSTQTAFLGAQGATFTRHRMRLAAVREQKEKARLGMLDYDGPDCPDAELYSEASSVMTGTKYSQSNSRISSRSSKNRRKAERKKLSLKEGSPMEDRALMYALGELITTVDKMREEVHNLLKALVLFHFDKQAVKLQLAYEKALQMMEAAVPEVWPEGLQSTQAPLTGPNSTANSIMASFQQQQRPAAAQQDADVLTPPKMRNGVKWKLAILK; encoded by the exons ATGAGGAACTTGAAGCTGCTGAAGAGCCTGCGGAGCTCAGAGCTGCAGGGTCCAGGCTCTCCTCAGTATTTGTCTGTGCGAGCCGACACTGGGACTCTGCTGGTTTTGTCCCAGTACTGTATCACAGAGTTTGATCCCCGAACTGGCCAG GTTGTAAGTGAGGCATCATTGACTGCTGATGGTGTCCTCCCGGAGGATGGCAGCGGCCTGGTGGTTGGACTGCAGGATTTGGCCGAACTCGAGTCGGCGTGTTTGGCCACAGCTAACGGCGATGTTGTTCTTTTCAACTTCCACACTTGCCAG TTGGAGAGTGTTGGCAGTGTGGACAGTGGCCTGACCTCAATGAGTTGGAGTCCTGATGAGGAGCTAGTCATTCTCACCACTG GTCAGGAGTCAATTATAATGATGACCAAGGACTTTGAGCCGATCACTGAGGTTGGAATCCACCAAGATGACTTTGGTGAAG GAAAGTTCATCACAGTGGGTTGGGGGAAAAAGGAGACTCAGTTCCATGGCTCAGAGGGGAAGCAAGCCGCACAGAAGAAGATTCAG GGGGTGCAGCCAGCAGCTGATTGGGATGACCACAGACCACGGGTGACGTGGCGAGGTGATGGTCAACTGTTTGCTGTAAGTGCCGTGTGTCCTCAAACTGGAGCCAGGAAGGTCAGGGTGTGGAATAGAGAGGGCGTCCTGCAGGCAACCAGCGAGCCCATAAACGGTCTGGAGCAGGCGCTATGTTGGAA ACCCTCTGGCAGCCTGATAGCAAGCACCCAGCGTCATCCCAACAAACACAGCGTGGTGTTTATGGAGAAGAATGGACTCCTGCATGGTGACTTCACCTTGCCGTTCAGCAAAGATCAGACAAAT gtgAAGGATCTGCTGTGGAACAGTGACTCCACTGTTTTGGCTGTTTGGTTGGAAGACATTACTCCTGGGGAGGATGGACAGGTTAACACCTATT TCCAGTTGTGGACGGTGGGGAACTACCACTGGTATCTGAAGCAGAGCCTGGACTTTGGCAGGGACCGTCAAAAGGCGCCAGTCTGTGTTTGCTGGGACTCAGAGCATCCTCTAAGGCTTCACATGATGACCCGCAGCTGGACCAGCATCACCTATGACTGGGGCTGGTCCACAGAGCGGAGCGCTGGCGTGGATGAAACTGACAACGCTAACGTGGCCGTGATCGATGGAG ATAAAGTCTTGATGACGACCTTCAGGCAGTGTGTGGTTCCTCCTCCCATGTGTTCATTTGAGTTGCAGCAGAAATCACCTGTCAACCAGGTGACCTTCCTTTGCCGACCTCAGAGGACCAATCATCTGGCTGCATTTACTGCTAATGGGCAGATCTCAGTTTACAGACAAG ATTCAAAAGAAGAGGCTGACAAAACAGCAGATGGCTTCAGGATTAGTTCTCATCCCCTGTCTCTCCAGAAAACCTTCAG AGTATCAATTCTTCAGGATCACCCTCTGTCCCTGCGGCAGCTGCTGTGGCTGGACGACGAGCTGTTTGCGGGTGTGACCTCTGGTCTGTTGCCGACCTCCTCCACCCTGGTGATACTCGCCCCTGCACAGAACCAAAGTGACACACTTGCCGTCAG atctgagattgaagtggatGGTGTTGTGGTCAGTGTGGTTCACTGCTCTCAGACTGGGACTGTGGCCCTACAGCTGGAGGATGGACAGATCCGGAAGCTGCTCTGGG ACTGTCCTGAGCCATCGGTGGAGGACTGGTGTAACTCGAGCAGGTGTAGCATCAATTTCCCTGTTCCCTGCGTTCAGACAGCCCTCTGCAGCATCAGTGCAGAG GAATATCTCCTCGGCCTGACGGACAGATCTCACCTCTATGCTGGAGACACCGAG CTCGCCTCCAATGTTTCTTCCTTTGCCGTTTGCAACGACTTCCTCCTTGTCACCACACACTCCCACACCTGCCGTTGCCTCCACCTGAGCTCACTCACTGTCAAAG GGTTGCAGGTGGCGTTGGCCTCAGATGCAGGTCAGAAGGACGAGACACTGAGGCGGGTGGAGAGGGGATCCAAGATCGTCACTGTGGTACCTCAAGATACCAGAGTGATTTTACAG aTGCCTCGTGGGAACCTGGAGACGGTGCACCATCGAGCGTTGGTGTTGGCTCAAATCAGGAGGTGGCTGGACAG TCTGAAGTTCAGAGAAGCATTTGAGTGTATGCGGAAGCTaaggatcaacctcaacctcaTGTATGACCACAGCCCAAAG GTTTTCCTGGAGAACATAGAAACCTTCATCTCACAACTTAAGTCTATCAACTACATCAACCTCTTCCTCACTGAGCTCAA GGAAGAGGATACAGTCAGCACCATGTACCCCCATCCTGTGAGCAGCCCTGTCCAACCCCAGTCTTCCTCTGGGCAGAAGAAGGTGGATTTAGTGTGTGATGCTTTGCGAAGCGCCATGGAGTCAATGGATCCAAGCAA GTTCTGTCTGTCCATACTCACAACTCACGTGAAGAAGACCGTTCCTGAACTTGAGATTGCTCTGCAGAAGGTCCACGATCTTCGAG AGAACCCACCTGAAGCCCCTGGTGCCGTGACTGCTGAGGAGGCTTTGAAGTATCTCCTCTTCCTCGTCAATGTCAACGACCTTTACGAACACTCTCTGGGAACATATGACTTTGACCTAGTGCTCATGGTAGCTGAGAAATCCCAGAAG GACCCCAAAGAGTATCTTCCCTTCTTAAACATGTTGAAGAGCCTGGAGCCAAACTACCAACGCTACACCATCGATAAACACCTGAGACGCTATAAGAAGGCTCTGCATCATCTCAGCAAGTGTG gAGAGGAACATTTCTCTGAAGCTCTGCAGTTGGTGAAGGAGCAAAAACTCTACAGTGAAGCTCTGCGAATGTATGCAGCAAACAGTGCTCAGTACAAG gCTCTAAGCTGTGCCTATGCTGAGCACctgttggagcagcagcaggcgGAGCAGGCTGGACTGTTGCTATGGCGATGTGGCGAGCCAGTCACCGCCCTGCAGGCATTTGCCAGCAGCTCCAGTTGGAGAAACGCAATTTGTGTGGCGCAACAGATCCCGCTCCCACCCGACCAGTTAGCTTTGCtggccagagacctggcag AGAAGCTAATTGAACAAAGGCGGCACTCAGAAGCTGCCCTGCTTTTGGACCAGTATGCAAAG GACTGTGAGGAAGCCATCTTGGCTCTGATCACTGGTGCGGTCTGGGAAGAGGCGCTTCGATTG ATTTACATGCACAACAGGCAAGACATCACTGAAACCAACCTGAAACCTGCTCTGTTAGAAG CTGTCAGCACCCAGACTGCCTTCCTGGGAGCTCAGGGAGCCACGTTCACAAGGCACAGGATGCGACTGGCCGCGGTTCGAGAGCAGAAAGAGAAGGCCAGACTGGGCATGCTTG ATTACGATGGTCCAGATTGTCCCGATGCTGAGCTTTACTCTGAAGCCAGCAGTGTCATGACCGGTACCAAATACTCCCAGAGTAACTCCCGCATCTCCTC GAGGTCATCAAAGAACCGGCGGAAGGCCGAGCGAAAGAAGCTCAGTCTGAAAGAAGGAAGTCCAATGGAGGACAGGGCGCTGATGTACGCCCTGGGTGAGCTCATCACCACTGTGGACAAGATGAGAG AGGAAGTTCACAACCTGCTGAAAGCCCTGGTGCTGTTCCACTTTGATAAACAGGCAGTAAAGCTGCAGCTGGCCTACGAGAAGGCTCTGCAGATGATGGAAGCAGCAGTGCCTGAGGTTTGGCCTGAAGGCCTCCAAAGTACTCAAGCCCCG CTCACTGGTCCAAACTCGACCGCAAACAGCATCATGGCTTcattccagcagcagcagagaccTGCAGCTGCACAACAAG ATGCGGACGTCCTGACGCCACCAAAGATGAGAAACGGGGTCAAGTGGAAGCTTGCGATTCTTAAgtaa
- the elp1 gene encoding elongator complex protein 1 isoform X1, protein MRNLKLLKSLRSSELQGPGSPQYLSVRADTGTLLVLSQYCITEFDPRTGQVVSEASLTADGVLPEDGSGLVVGLQDLAELESACLATANGDVVLFNFHTCQLESVGSVDSGLTSMSWSPDEELVILTTGQESIIMMTKDFEPITEVGIHQDDFGEGKFITVGWGKKETQFHGSEGKQAAQKKIQGVQPAADWDDHRPRVTWRGDGQLFAVSAVCPQTGARKVRVWNREGVLQATSEPINGLEQALCWKPSGSLIASTQRHPNKHSVVFMEKNGLLHGDFTLPFSKDQTNVKDLLWNSDSTVLAVWLEDITPGEDGQVNTYFQLWTVGNYHWYLKQSLDFGRDRQKAPVCVCWDSEHPLRLHMMTRSWTSITYDWGWSTERSAGVDETDNANVAVIDGDKVLMTTFRQCVVPPPMCSFELQQKSPVNQVTFLCRPQRTNHLAAFTANGQISVYRQDSKEEADKTADGFRISSHPLSLQKTFRVSILQDHPLSLRQLLWLDDELFAGVTSGLLPTSSTLVILAPAQNQSDTLAVRSEIEVDGVVVSVVHCSQTGTVALQLEDGQIRKLLWDCPEPSVEDWCNSSRCSINFPVPCVQTALCSISAEEYLLGLTDRSHLYAGDTELASNVSSFAVCNDFLLVTTHSHTCRCLHLSSLTVKGLQVALASDAGQKDETLRRVERGSKIVTVVPQDTRVILQMPRGNLETVHHRALVLAQIRRWLDSLKFREAFECMRKLRINLNLMYDHSPKVFLENIETFISQLKSINYINLFLTELKEEDTVSTMYPHPVSSPVQPQSSSGQKKVDLVCDALRSAMESMDPSKFCLSILTTHVKKTVPELEIALQKVHDLRENPPEAPGAVTAEEALKYLLFLVNVNDLYEHSLGTYDFDLVLMVAEKSQKDPKEYLPFLNMLKSLEPNYQRYTIDKHLRRYKKALHHLSKCGEEHFSEALQLVKEQKLYSEALRMYAANSAQYKALSCAYAEHLLEQQQAEQAGLLLWRCGEPVTALQAFASSSSWRNAICVAQQIPLPPDQLALLARDLAEKLIEQRRHSEAALLLDQYAKDCEEAILALITGAVWEEALRLIYMHNRQDITETNLKPALLEAVSTQTAFLGAQGATFTRHRMRLAAVREQKEKARLGMLDYDGPDCPDAELYSEASSVMTGTKYSQSNSRISSRSSKNRRKAERKKLSLKEGSPMEDRALMYALGELITTVDKMREEVHNLLKALVLFHFDKQAVKLQLAYEKALQMMEAAVPEVWPEGLQSTQAPLTGPNSTANSIMASFQQQQRPAAAQQDADVLTPPKMRNGVKWKLAILKSASVSGFL, encoded by the exons ATGAGGAACTTGAAGCTGCTGAAGAGCCTGCGGAGCTCAGAGCTGCAGGGTCCAGGCTCTCCTCAGTATTTGTCTGTGCGAGCCGACACTGGGACTCTGCTGGTTTTGTCCCAGTACTGTATCACAGAGTTTGATCCCCGAACTGGCCAG GTTGTAAGTGAGGCATCATTGACTGCTGATGGTGTCCTCCCGGAGGATGGCAGCGGCCTGGTGGTTGGACTGCAGGATTTGGCCGAACTCGAGTCGGCGTGTTTGGCCACAGCTAACGGCGATGTTGTTCTTTTCAACTTCCACACTTGCCAG TTGGAGAGTGTTGGCAGTGTGGACAGTGGCCTGACCTCAATGAGTTGGAGTCCTGATGAGGAGCTAGTCATTCTCACCACTG GTCAGGAGTCAATTATAATGATGACCAAGGACTTTGAGCCGATCACTGAGGTTGGAATCCACCAAGATGACTTTGGTGAAG GAAAGTTCATCACAGTGGGTTGGGGGAAAAAGGAGACTCAGTTCCATGGCTCAGAGGGGAAGCAAGCCGCACAGAAGAAGATTCAG GGGGTGCAGCCAGCAGCTGATTGGGATGACCACAGACCACGGGTGACGTGGCGAGGTGATGGTCAACTGTTTGCTGTAAGTGCCGTGTGTCCTCAAACTGGAGCCAGGAAGGTCAGGGTGTGGAATAGAGAGGGCGTCCTGCAGGCAACCAGCGAGCCCATAAACGGTCTGGAGCAGGCGCTATGTTGGAA ACCCTCTGGCAGCCTGATAGCAAGCACCCAGCGTCATCCCAACAAACACAGCGTGGTGTTTATGGAGAAGAATGGACTCCTGCATGGTGACTTCACCTTGCCGTTCAGCAAAGATCAGACAAAT gtgAAGGATCTGCTGTGGAACAGTGACTCCACTGTTTTGGCTGTTTGGTTGGAAGACATTACTCCTGGGGAGGATGGACAGGTTAACACCTATT TCCAGTTGTGGACGGTGGGGAACTACCACTGGTATCTGAAGCAGAGCCTGGACTTTGGCAGGGACCGTCAAAAGGCGCCAGTCTGTGTTTGCTGGGACTCAGAGCATCCTCTAAGGCTTCACATGATGACCCGCAGCTGGACCAGCATCACCTATGACTGGGGCTGGTCCACAGAGCGGAGCGCTGGCGTGGATGAAACTGACAACGCTAACGTGGCCGTGATCGATGGAG ATAAAGTCTTGATGACGACCTTCAGGCAGTGTGTGGTTCCTCCTCCCATGTGTTCATTTGAGTTGCAGCAGAAATCACCTGTCAACCAGGTGACCTTCCTTTGCCGACCTCAGAGGACCAATCATCTGGCTGCATTTACTGCTAATGGGCAGATCTCAGTTTACAGACAAG ATTCAAAAGAAGAGGCTGACAAAACAGCAGATGGCTTCAGGATTAGTTCTCATCCCCTGTCTCTCCAGAAAACCTTCAG AGTATCAATTCTTCAGGATCACCCTCTGTCCCTGCGGCAGCTGCTGTGGCTGGACGACGAGCTGTTTGCGGGTGTGACCTCTGGTCTGTTGCCGACCTCCTCCACCCTGGTGATACTCGCCCCTGCACAGAACCAAAGTGACACACTTGCCGTCAG atctgagattgaagtggatGGTGTTGTGGTCAGTGTGGTTCACTGCTCTCAGACTGGGACTGTGGCCCTACAGCTGGAGGATGGACAGATCCGGAAGCTGCTCTGGG ACTGTCCTGAGCCATCGGTGGAGGACTGGTGTAACTCGAGCAGGTGTAGCATCAATTTCCCTGTTCCCTGCGTTCAGACAGCCCTCTGCAGCATCAGTGCAGAG GAATATCTCCTCGGCCTGACGGACAGATCTCACCTCTATGCTGGAGACACCGAG CTCGCCTCCAATGTTTCTTCCTTTGCCGTTTGCAACGACTTCCTCCTTGTCACCACACACTCCCACACCTGCCGTTGCCTCCACCTGAGCTCACTCACTGTCAAAG GGTTGCAGGTGGCGTTGGCCTCAGATGCAGGTCAGAAGGACGAGACACTGAGGCGGGTGGAGAGGGGATCCAAGATCGTCACTGTGGTACCTCAAGATACCAGAGTGATTTTACAG aTGCCTCGTGGGAACCTGGAGACGGTGCACCATCGAGCGTTGGTGTTGGCTCAAATCAGGAGGTGGCTGGACAG TCTGAAGTTCAGAGAAGCATTTGAGTGTATGCGGAAGCTaaggatcaacctcaacctcaTGTATGACCACAGCCCAAAG GTTTTCCTGGAGAACATAGAAACCTTCATCTCACAACTTAAGTCTATCAACTACATCAACCTCTTCCTCACTGAGCTCAA GGAAGAGGATACAGTCAGCACCATGTACCCCCATCCTGTGAGCAGCCCTGTCCAACCCCAGTCTTCCTCTGGGCAGAAGAAGGTGGATTTAGTGTGTGATGCTTTGCGAAGCGCCATGGAGTCAATGGATCCAAGCAA GTTCTGTCTGTCCATACTCACAACTCACGTGAAGAAGACCGTTCCTGAACTTGAGATTGCTCTGCAGAAGGTCCACGATCTTCGAG AGAACCCACCTGAAGCCCCTGGTGCCGTGACTGCTGAGGAGGCTTTGAAGTATCTCCTCTTCCTCGTCAATGTCAACGACCTTTACGAACACTCTCTGGGAACATATGACTTTGACCTAGTGCTCATGGTAGCTGAGAAATCCCAGAAG GACCCCAAAGAGTATCTTCCCTTCTTAAACATGTTGAAGAGCCTGGAGCCAAACTACCAACGCTACACCATCGATAAACACCTGAGACGCTATAAGAAGGCTCTGCATCATCTCAGCAAGTGTG gAGAGGAACATTTCTCTGAAGCTCTGCAGTTGGTGAAGGAGCAAAAACTCTACAGTGAAGCTCTGCGAATGTATGCAGCAAACAGTGCTCAGTACAAG gCTCTAAGCTGTGCCTATGCTGAGCACctgttggagcagcagcaggcgGAGCAGGCTGGACTGTTGCTATGGCGATGTGGCGAGCCAGTCACCGCCCTGCAGGCATTTGCCAGCAGCTCCAGTTGGAGAAACGCAATTTGTGTGGCGCAACAGATCCCGCTCCCACCCGACCAGTTAGCTTTGCtggccagagacctggcag AGAAGCTAATTGAACAAAGGCGGCACTCAGAAGCTGCCCTGCTTTTGGACCAGTATGCAAAG GACTGTGAGGAAGCCATCTTGGCTCTGATCACTGGTGCGGTCTGGGAAGAGGCGCTTCGATTG ATTTACATGCACAACAGGCAAGACATCACTGAAACCAACCTGAAACCTGCTCTGTTAGAAG CTGTCAGCACCCAGACTGCCTTCCTGGGAGCTCAGGGAGCCACGTTCACAAGGCACAGGATGCGACTGGCCGCGGTTCGAGAGCAGAAAGAGAAGGCCAGACTGGGCATGCTTG ATTACGATGGTCCAGATTGTCCCGATGCTGAGCTTTACTCTGAAGCCAGCAGTGTCATGACCGGTACCAAATACTCCCAGAGTAACTCCCGCATCTCCTC GAGGTCATCAAAGAACCGGCGGAAGGCCGAGCGAAAGAAGCTCAGTCTGAAAGAAGGAAGTCCAATGGAGGACAGGGCGCTGATGTACGCCCTGGGTGAGCTCATCACCACTGTGGACAAGATGAGAG AGGAAGTTCACAACCTGCTGAAAGCCCTGGTGCTGTTCCACTTTGATAAACAGGCAGTAAAGCTGCAGCTGGCCTACGAGAAGGCTCTGCAGATGATGGAAGCAGCAGTGCCTGAGGTTTGGCCTGAAGGCCTCCAAAGTACTCAAGCCCCG CTCACTGGTCCAAACTCGACCGCAAACAGCATCATGGCTTcattccagcagcagcagagaccTGCAGCTGCACAACAAG ATGCGGACGTCCTGACGCCACCAAAGATGAGAAACGGGGTCAAGTGGAAGCTTGCGATTCTTAA ATCAGCTTCAGTAAGCGGCTTTTTGTAG